In a single window of the Streptomyces sp. HUAS ZL42 genome:
- a CDS encoding SelT/SelW/SelH family protein, with the protein MSDIQRVEIEYCTRCRWLPRAAWLAQELLTTFETELTELSLKPGKGGVFVVRVNDEVVWDRREQGFPEPTAVKQAVRDRVAPGKSLGHSDK; encoded by the coding sequence ATGAGTGACATCCAGCGCGTCGAGATCGAGTACTGCACCCGGTGCCGCTGGCTGCCGCGGGCGGCCTGGCTGGCCCAGGAGCTGCTCACGACCTTCGAGACGGAGCTGACGGAACTGTCCCTGAAGCCCGGCAAGGGCGGGGTCTTCGTCGTCCGGGTGAACGACGAGGTGGTCTGGGACCGCCGCGAACAGGGCTTCCCGGAACCGACGGCCGTGAAGCAGGCCGTACGCGACCGAGTGGCCCCGGGGAAGTCCCTGGGCCACTCGGACAAGTGA
- a CDS encoding HipA family kinase produces MLTEVTATRYVAPLRTGGSVPGVVEADDLGTYVVKFTGSAQGRKALVAEVIVGELARALGLRFPELVLVHFDPSIAGHEPHQEVRDLHDASAGLNLGMDYLPGAKDFTQEVARTFRVDPLEAGRIVWLDALTVNVDRTVHSSNLMVWPTFGIVPPRLWLIDHGAALVFHHRWDTSDPAKAYDFRHHALGHYAPDVRAADAELAPRVTLDLLREVTAAVPDAWLADEPGTPDEIRKAYVDYLHARVQASAAWLPTDFPTREELAAEEALRAARTQQGRPNWLKRVPDLHGKPAAEQDWSVHLG; encoded by the coding sequence ATGCTGACTGAGGTCACCGCAACCCGCTACGTCGCACCCCTGAGGACCGGCGGCTCCGTCCCCGGCGTCGTCGAGGCCGACGACCTGGGCACCTACGTCGTGAAGTTCACCGGCTCCGCGCAGGGCCGCAAGGCGCTGGTGGCCGAGGTGATCGTCGGCGAGCTGGCCCGCGCCCTGGGGCTGCGGTTCCCGGAGCTGGTCCTCGTGCACTTCGACCCGTCGATCGCCGGGCACGAGCCGCACCAGGAGGTCCGCGACCTCCACGACGCGAGCGCGGGGCTCAATCTCGGCATGGACTACCTGCCGGGCGCGAAGGACTTCACCCAGGAGGTCGCCAGGACCTTCCGGGTGGACCCGCTGGAGGCGGGCAGGATCGTCTGGCTTGACGCCCTGACCGTGAACGTCGACCGCACCGTCCACAGCTCCAACCTGATGGTCTGGCCGACGTTCGGGATCGTGCCCCCGCGTCTGTGGCTCATCGACCACGGCGCCGCGCTCGTCTTCCACCACCGCTGGGACACCTCCGACCCCGCGAAGGCGTACGACTTCCGCCACCACGCCCTCGGCCACTACGCGCCGGACGTGCGGGCGGCCGACGCGGAGCTGGCGCCACGGGTGACACTCGATCTGCTCCGGGAGGTCACGGCCGCAGTGCCGGACGCCTGGCTGGCGGACGAGCCGGGGACGCCGGACGAGATCCGGAAGGCGTACGTGGACTACCTCCACGCGCGCGTCCAGGCGTCCGCCGCCTGGCTCCCCACGGACTTCCCCACCCGGGAGGAACTCGCCGCCGAGGAGGCCCTCCGCGCGGCACGCACACAACAGGGCCGCCCGAACTGGCTCAAGCGGGTCCCGGACCTGCACGGCAAACCGGCGGCGGAACAGGATTGGTCGGTGCACCTGGGATGA
- a CDS encoding GAF domain-containing protein: MDEGAQGRGDAAVPGASPQLRLDELLEGLQQQVQQVRAARDRMRTLLDAVLAVGSDLDLEVVLRRIVESAVALVDARYGALGVLGEEGTIKQFITVGVDEETIARIGHYPRGEGILGELIRHPEPLRLANLADHPASVGFPAGHPAMTTFLGAPVRVRDEVFGNLYLTDKHGGAEFDADDEAVLRTLAAAAGVAIDNARLYDDARRKQRWLAASDELTRSLLAGRDPAEVLESVAATVRELAGADLVTLAVPVGDSGELVVEVASGAREEEVRGLVLPTTTLAAKVFATGETVTSDAVSADPRAEGGSSSVVDLGPAFYVPLGTRGHVRGVLLVANVPGGRMFADTVVDMVTGFGNQAALTLEVAEHRQDTERMLVLSDRDRIARDLHDLVIQRLFAGALTLQSTLGRVADRPQVGARIQRVVDDLDDTIKVIRSTIYGLRESDHSRGGGLRAKLVAATDRAAEALGFTPALRMTGLLDTNVPAEYAEHLLAVLGEALSNAARHAHAGAVDVSVEVLEGTLRLRVTDNGRGVDPAVARRSGLANLRQRAEDLGGSFEVSSNRPSGTILAWAVPLPPAGR; this comes from the coding sequence GTGGACGAGGGCGCGCAGGGCCGGGGCGATGCCGCGGTGCCCGGGGCTTCGCCGCAACTGCGGCTGGACGAGCTGCTGGAGGGTCTGCAGCAGCAGGTCCAGCAGGTGCGGGCGGCTCGCGATCGGATGCGCACCTTGCTGGACGCGGTGCTGGCCGTCGGCTCCGACCTGGACCTGGAGGTGGTGCTGCGCCGCATCGTGGAGTCCGCCGTCGCCCTGGTCGACGCCCGCTACGGAGCGCTGGGCGTGCTCGGCGAGGAAGGCACGATCAAGCAGTTCATCACGGTCGGCGTCGACGAGGAGACCATCGCCCGGATCGGACACTACCCGCGCGGCGAAGGCATCCTGGGCGAGCTCATCCGCCACCCGGAGCCGTTGCGCCTGGCCAATCTCGCGGACCATCCGGCGTCCGTGGGCTTCCCGGCCGGGCACCCGGCGATGACCACCTTCCTCGGGGCTCCCGTCCGGGTGCGCGACGAGGTGTTCGGCAATCTGTACCTGACGGACAAGCACGGCGGCGCGGAGTTCGACGCCGACGACGAGGCGGTACTGCGGACCCTGGCCGCGGCGGCCGGCGTGGCGATCGACAACGCCCGTCTGTACGACGACGCCCGCCGCAAGCAGCGGTGGCTGGCGGCGAGCGACGAGCTGACCCGCAGCCTGCTGGCGGGGCGGGATCCGGCCGAGGTCCTGGAGTCGGTCGCCGCCACCGTGCGCGAACTGGCCGGCGCGGACCTGGTCACCCTGGCCGTCCCGGTCGGCGACAGCGGAGAACTGGTCGTCGAGGTCGCCTCCGGCGCGCGGGAGGAAGAGGTCCGCGGACTGGTGCTGCCGACCACGACACTGGCGGCGAAGGTGTTCGCCACCGGGGAGACGGTCACCAGCGACGCGGTCAGCGCGGACCCGCGCGCCGAGGGCGGCAGCTCCTCCGTGGTCGACCTGGGGCCGGCGTTCTACGTGCCGCTCGGCACCCGCGGTCATGTGCGCGGCGTCCTGCTGGTGGCGAATGTGCCGGGCGGGCGGATGTTCGCCGACACGGTCGTCGACATGGTCACCGGATTCGGCAACCAGGCGGCGCTGACCCTGGAGGTCGCCGAGCACCGCCAGGACACCGAACGCATGCTGGTCCTCAGCGACCGGGACCGGATCGCCCGGGACCTGCACGATCTGGTCATTCAGCGGCTTTTCGCGGGCGCGCTGACACTGCAGTCCACGCTCGGCCGCGTCGCCGACCGGCCCCAGGTGGGCGCGCGTATCCAGCGGGTGGTGGACGACCTCGACGACACGATCAAGGTCATCCGCTCCACCATCTACGGCCTGCGGGAGAGTGACCACAGTCGCGGCGGCGGCCTGCGGGCGAAGCTGGTGGCGGCCACGGACCGGGCCGCCGAAGCCCTCGGGTTCACCCCGGCGCTGCGCATGACCGGTCTGCTGGACACGAACGTGCCGGCCGAGTACGCCGAGCACCTGCTGGCGGTGCTGGGCGAGGCGTTGTCCAACGCGGCCCGGCACGCTCACGCCGGCGCCGTCGACGTCAGTGTCGAGGTGCTCGAAGGGACGCTCCGGCTGCGGGTGACGGACAACGGCCGCGGTGTCGATCCCGCCGTCGCCCGCCGCAGCGGTCTGGCAAACCTCCGGCAGCGGGCGGAGGACCTGGGGGGAAGCTTCGAGGTGTCCTCGAACCGGCCCAGCGGCACGATCCTGGCCTGGGCGGTGCCCCTGCCCCCGGCCGGCCGCTGA
- the narI gene encoding respiratory nitrate reductase subunit gamma — translation MTAPAQRVDLAVETGTGGVLLWVVLPYVVLAVFVLGHIWRYRYDKFGWTTRSSQLYERRLLRIGSPLFHFGILVVLIGHIGGLVVPKSWTETAGIGEDAYHVSAVLLGTIAGVATVGGLAILIYRRRTVGPVFSATTRNDKAMYVSLSVTIALGLAATVAANIVGGGYDYRETISPWFRSIFYLQPDPALMTDAPVLFQLHALSALILFAFWPFTRLVHMLTAPLGYLTRPYIVYRSRDTRLGARAPRRGWERTG, via the coding sequence ATGACCGCGCCCGCACAGCGAGTCGACCTGGCGGTGGAGACCGGCACCGGTGGCGTCCTGCTGTGGGTCGTCCTGCCGTACGTCGTCCTCGCGGTCTTCGTCCTCGGCCACATCTGGCGCTACCGCTACGACAAGTTCGGCTGGACCACCCGCTCCTCCCAGCTGTACGAGAGGCGGCTGCTGCGCATCGGCAGCCCGCTGTTCCACTTCGGCATCCTCGTCGTCCTGATCGGCCACATCGGCGGGCTGGTCGTCCCCAAGAGCTGGACCGAGACGGCCGGTATCGGCGAGGACGCCTACCACGTCTCCGCCGTGCTCCTCGGCACGATCGCGGGCGTGGCCACGGTGGGCGGCCTGGCGATCCTGATCTACCGGCGCCGCACCGTCGGCCCGGTCTTCTCCGCCACCACCCGCAACGACAAGGCCATGTACGTCTCCCTGTCCGTGACCATCGCGCTCGGGCTGGCCGCCACCGTGGCCGCGAACATCGTCGGTGGCGGATACGACTACCGCGAAACGATCTCCCCCTGGTTCCGCTCCATCTTCTACCTGCAGCCCGACCCGGCGCTGATGACGGACGCCCCGGTGCTGTTCCAGCTCCACGCCCTCAGCGCCCTGATCCTCTTCGCGTTCTGGCCGTTCACCCGGCTCGTGCACATGCTCACCGCACCGCTGGGCTATCTCACCCGCCCCTACATCGTCTACCGCAGCAGGGACACCCGGCTGGGCGCCCGAGCCCCACGCCGCGGCTGGGAACGTACCGGCTGA
- the narJ gene encoding nitrate reductase molybdenum cofactor assembly chaperone, producing the protein MSPLPADARNALAWQAQSLLLAYPDDQLEQRLTLALKVAATQPRTVGGPLVRFAEHAGRIPLPDLAADYVATFDHRRRCCLFLTYYAHGDTRKRGLALLRLKQTYARAGWRVTDDELPDHLAVVLEFAATEPALGPRLLTDHRAGLELLRLALHDAASPWAHVLDSVSATLPALGGDEREAVLRLAAEGPPEEQVGLDPYVGGPR; encoded by the coding sequence ATGAGTCCCCTCCCCGCCGACGCCCGCAACGCCCTGGCCTGGCAGGCCCAGTCGCTGCTGCTGGCCTACCCCGACGACCAGCTCGAACAGCGCCTCACCCTGGCCCTCAAGGTCGCCGCCACTCAGCCGAGGACGGTCGGCGGCCCCCTCGTCCGCTTCGCCGAACACGCCGGCCGCATCCCACTGCCGGACCTGGCCGCCGACTACGTCGCCACCTTCGACCACCGCAGGCGCTGCTGCCTCTTCCTGACCTACTACGCGCACGGTGACACCCGCAAACGCGGCCTCGCCCTGCTGCGCCTGAAGCAGACCTACGCCCGAGCCGGATGGCGGGTCACCGACGACGAACTGCCCGACCATCTGGCCGTCGTCCTCGAATTCGCCGCCACCGAGCCCGCCCTCGGACCCCGGTTGCTCACCGACCACCGCGCGGGCCTGGAACTGCTGCGCCTCGCCCTGCACGACGCCGCCTCGCCCTGGGCACACGTCCTGGACTCCGTGTCCGCCACGCTGCCGGCCCTGGGCGGCGACGAACGCGAAGCCGTCCTGCGCCTCGCCGCCGAGGGGCCGCCAGAGGAACAGGTCGGCCTGGACCCCTACGTAGGAGGTCCCCGATGA
- the narH gene encoding nitrate reductase subunit beta, translating to MPRDGVTIGRCMAQMAMVMNLDKCIGCHTCSVTCKQAWTNRTGVEYVWFNNVETRPGQGYPRRYEDQDTWKGGWELNKRGKLALKAGGRFKKLIQIFSNPVLPSLDDYYEPWTYDYETLTNAPLQEHTPVARPKSLISGKDMKISWSANWDDDLGGSAATSEQDVLLGEVSQKIRFEFEQTFMFYLPRICEHCLNPSCAASCPSGAIYKREEDGIVLVDQDRCRGWRMCVTGCPYKKVYFNHRTGKAEKCTFCFPRVEVGLPTVCSETCVGRLRYIGLVLYDVDRVLDAASTPNDKDLYEAQRGVFLDPDDPAVAAAAERDGIPRDWIEAARRSPIHSLINTYKVALPLHPEYRTLPMVWYIPPLSPVVDAVRDTGHDAENHRNLFAAVDALRIPVDYLAQLFTAGDPAPVDAVLHRLAAMRSYMRDINLGREPNDTIPKSVGMSGEQLYDMYRLLALAKYDERYVIPPAHAEQAHQLEELATECSLDYEGGPGMGGSGPFGETSGGAAPIAVETFHALRDRQTSDTPAAPTDRATRVNLLNWDGKGSPPGLFPPAAHDENGHES from the coding sequence ATGCCCCGTGACGGAGTCACTATTGGACGCTGCATGGCCCAGATGGCGATGGTGATGAACCTCGACAAGTGCATCGGCTGCCACACCTGCTCGGTCACCTGCAAACAGGCGTGGACCAACCGCACCGGCGTCGAGTACGTGTGGTTCAACAACGTCGAGACCCGCCCCGGCCAGGGATATCCGCGCCGCTACGAGGACCAGGACACCTGGAAGGGCGGCTGGGAGCTCAACAAGCGCGGGAAACTGGCGCTGAAGGCGGGCGGCCGCTTCAAGAAGTTGATCCAGATCTTCTCCAACCCCGTGCTGCCGTCCCTCGACGACTACTACGAGCCCTGGACCTACGACTACGAGACGCTGACCAACGCCCCGCTGCAGGAGCACACCCCGGTCGCCCGGCCCAAGTCCCTGATCAGCGGCAAGGACATGAAGATCTCCTGGTCGGCGAACTGGGACGACGACCTCGGCGGCTCGGCCGCGACCAGCGAGCAGGACGTCCTGCTGGGCGAGGTCTCTCAGAAGATCAGGTTCGAGTTCGAGCAGACCTTCATGTTCTATCTGCCCCGCATCTGCGAGCACTGCCTCAACCCGTCCTGCGCGGCCTCCTGTCCCTCCGGCGCGATCTACAAGCGGGAGGAGGACGGGATCGTGCTCGTCGACCAGGACCGCTGCCGGGGCTGGCGGATGTGCGTGACCGGATGCCCGTACAAGAAGGTGTACTTCAACCACCGCACCGGAAAGGCCGAGAAGTGCACCTTCTGCTTCCCGCGCGTCGAGGTCGGCCTGCCCACCGTGTGCTCCGAGACCTGCGTCGGCCGGCTGCGCTACATCGGCCTCGTCCTCTACGACGTCGACCGCGTCCTCGACGCCGCCTCCACACCCAACGACAAGGATCTCTACGAGGCGCAGCGTGGCGTCTTCCTCGACCCGGACGATCCCGCCGTGGCCGCGGCGGCCGAGCGCGACGGCATCCCCCGGGACTGGATCGAGGCCGCCCGGCGCTCCCCGATCCACTCCCTGATCAACACCTACAAGGTGGCGCTGCCGCTGCACCCGGAGTACCGCACCCTGCCCATGGTCTGGTACATCCCGCCCCTGTCCCCGGTGGTCGACGCCGTACGCGACACCGGCCACGACGCCGAGAACCACCGCAACCTCTTCGCCGCCGTCGACGCCCTGCGCATCCCCGTCGACTACCTCGCCCAGCTCTTCACCGCCGGTGATCCCGCCCCCGTGGACGCGGTACTGCACCGCCTGGCCGCCATGCGCTCCTACATGCGCGACATCAACCTCGGGCGCGAGCCGAACGACACCATTCCCAAGTCCGTCGGCATGAGCGGAGAACAGCTCTACGACATGTACCGGCTGCTGGCCCTGGCCAAGTACGACGAGCGCTACGTCATCCCGCCCGCCCACGCCGAACAGGCCCACCAGTTGGAGGAACTGGCCACCGAGTGCAGCCTCGACTACGAGGGCGGCCCCGGGATGGGAGGCTCCGGCCCCTTCGGCGAGACCTCCGGAGGCGCGGCGCCCATCGCCGTGGAGACCTTCCACGCCCTGCGCGACCGCCAGACCTCCGACACTCCCGCCGCCCCCACCGACAGGGCCACCCGCGTCAACCTTCTCAACTGGGACGGCAAAGGTTCCCCACCCGGCCTCTTCCCACCCGCCGCGCACGACGAGAACGGCCACGAGTCATGA
- a CDS encoding nitrate reductase subunit alpha: protein MDGDLAEALVRSRRFFTRAEVSDDLRTLHRKGGRQADEFYRDRWSHDKVVRSTHGVNCTGSCSWKVYVKDGVITWEAQQTDYPSVGPDRPEYEPRGCPRGAAFSWYTYSPTRVRYPYVRGVLLQMYREAKARLGDPVAAWADIVSDPERARRYKRQRGKGGLVRASWDEAVEMIAAAHVHTIKEYGPDRLAGFSPIPAMSMVSHAAGARFYSLLGGAMLSFYDWYADLPVASPQVFGDQTDVPESGDWWDAGYLIMWGSNLPVTRTPDAHWMAEARYRGQKVVAVSPDYADNVKFADEWLAAQPGTDGALAMAMGHVILKEFFVDRATPYFTDYVRKYTDLPFLVALDEVEGDPGTYRPGKFLTAADLGGEHAQAEHAEFRTVLLDAATGGPVVPGGTLGDRYGEAGAGKWNLDLGDIRPSLSAEGGDEAPVAVDLPRFDAPDGSAGRLRRGVPVRRVAGRPVTTVYDLLLAQYGVAREGMPGRWPSSYEDASEPYTPAWQAAITGVDAVRAARIAREFATNAEESGGRSMIIMGAGTNHWFHSDTIYRAFLTLTTLTGCQGVNGGGWAHYVGQEKVRPITGYSAVATAADWNRPARLMIQTAYWYLHSDQFRYDPFSADTLAAAGAGGPFAGRSTADVIAQSARMGWMPSYPTFDRNPLDLADEAEAAGRPVAEHIVGELKAGRLRFAGEDPDAPENFPRVLTVWRANLLGSSAKGNEYFLKHLLGTDSSVRATEAPPDARPRDVVWREEAPAGKLDLLLTLDFRMTSTTVFSDVVLPAATWYEKHDLSSTDMHPFVQAFNPAIAPPWQTRTDWDAFHTLAEEFSRQADGHLGVRTDVIAAPLLHDTPDELATPHGRVRDWKAGECEPVPGRTMPRLVTVERDYGAVAEKMGALGPLLDTLGATTKGITFKVDRELEYLRHKNGTVRGGAADGRPSIARDIHACEAILALSGTTNGHLAKQGFHTLEARTGTRLADLAAEHEGKQITFADTQAAPVPVITSPEWSGSETGGRRYSPFTVNVERLKPWHTLTGRQHFYLDHDWIAALGEQLPVYRPPLNMDALFDEPRLGDVGELGVTVRYLTPHNKWSIHSEYQDNLFMLSLSRGGPTIWMSTQDAARVGVQDNDWVEAVNRNGVVAARAVVSHRMPEGTVYMHHAQDRLIDVPRTETSGRRGGIHNSLTRLLIKPSHLIGGYAQLSYAFNYLGPTGNQRDEVTVIRRRANQDVEY from the coding sequence ATGGACGGCGATCTGGCGGAGGCGCTGGTGCGCAGCCGCCGGTTCTTCACCCGGGCGGAGGTCTCCGACGACCTGCGCACCCTGCACCGCAAGGGCGGCCGTCAGGCGGACGAGTTCTACCGGGACCGTTGGTCGCACGACAAGGTGGTGCGTTCCACCCACGGCGTGAACTGCACCGGCTCGTGCTCGTGGAAGGTGTACGTCAAGGACGGCGTCATCACCTGGGAGGCGCAGCAGACCGACTACCCGTCGGTCGGCCCGGACCGCCCCGAGTACGAGCCGCGTGGCTGCCCGCGCGGCGCGGCCTTCTCCTGGTACACCTACTCGCCCACGCGGGTCCGCTACCCCTACGTGCGCGGTGTGCTGCTGCAGATGTACCGCGAGGCGAAGGCCCGCCTGGGCGACCCCGTCGCGGCGTGGGCGGACATCGTCTCCGACCCGGAGCGCGCCCGCCGCTACAAGCGGCAGCGCGGCAAGGGCGGCCTGGTGCGGGCGAGTTGGGACGAGGCGGTGGAGATGATCGCTGCCGCCCATGTGCACACCATCAAGGAGTACGGCCCGGACCGGCTGGCCGGGTTCTCGCCGATCCCGGCGATGTCGATGGTCTCCCACGCGGCCGGCGCCCGCTTCTACTCGCTCCTCGGCGGCGCGATGCTCTCGTTCTACGACTGGTACGCCGATCTGCCGGTCGCCTCGCCGCAGGTGTTCGGCGACCAGACCGACGTACCGGAGTCGGGGGACTGGTGGGACGCCGGATACCTGATCATGTGGGGCTCGAATCTGCCGGTGACCCGGACGCCGGACGCGCACTGGATGGCGGAGGCCCGCTATCGGGGCCAGAAGGTCGTCGCCGTGTCGCCCGACTACGCGGACAACGTGAAGTTCGCCGACGAGTGGCTCGCGGCCCAGCCGGGCACCGACGGGGCGCTGGCGATGGCCATGGGGCATGTGATCCTCAAGGAGTTCTTCGTCGACCGGGCCACGCCGTACTTCACCGACTACGTCAGGAAGTACACGGATCTGCCGTTCCTGGTCGCCCTTGACGAGGTCGAGGGCGATCCGGGCACCTACCGGCCCGGCAAGTTCCTGACCGCCGCCGACCTGGGCGGCGAGCATGCGCAGGCCGAGCACGCCGAGTTCCGGACCGTGCTGCTGGACGCGGCCACGGGCGGGCCGGTGGTGCCGGGCGGCACGCTCGGCGACCGCTACGGCGAGGCCGGCGCCGGGAAGTGGAACCTGGACCTCGGCGACATCCGGCCCTCGCTGTCCGCCGAAGGCGGCGACGAGGCACCGGTCGCCGTCGACCTGCCCCGCTTCGACGCGCCCGACGGCAGTGCGGGACGGCTGCGGCGCGGGGTGCCGGTGCGCCGGGTGGCCGGGCGACCGGTCACCACGGTGTACGACCTGCTGCTGGCCCAGTACGGGGTGGCCCGCGAGGGGATGCCCGGCCGTTGGCCGTCGTCGTACGAGGACGCGAGCGAGCCGTACACCCCGGCCTGGCAGGCGGCGATCACCGGAGTGGACGCGGTCCGGGCGGCCCGGATCGCCCGGGAGTTCGCGACCAACGCCGAGGAGTCCGGCGGCCGTTCGATGATCATCATGGGGGCGGGCACCAACCACTGGTTCCACTCCGACACCATCTATCGCGCGTTCCTGACGCTGACGACGCTGACCGGCTGCCAGGGCGTGAACGGCGGCGGCTGGGCGCACTACGTCGGTCAGGAGAAGGTCCGTCCGATCACCGGCTACTCGGCCGTCGCGACCGCCGCGGACTGGAACCGCCCGGCCCGACTGATGATCCAGACCGCGTACTGGTATCTGCACAGCGACCAGTTCCGCTACGACCCGTTCTCCGCCGACACCCTCGCCGCCGCGGGCGCCGGCGGCCCCTTCGCCGGGAGGTCCACCGCGGACGTGATCGCTCAGTCGGCGCGGATGGGCTGGATGCCGTCGTATCCGACCTTCGACCGCAACCCGCTGGACCTCGCCGACGAGGCGGAGGCGGCGGGCCGCCCGGTCGCCGAGCACATCGTCGGCGAACTCAAGGCGGGGCGGCTGCGGTTCGCGGGCGAGGATCCGGACGCGCCGGAGAACTTCCCGCGGGTGCTGACCGTGTGGCGGGCCAATCTGCTGGGCTCGTCGGCCAAGGGCAACGAGTACTTCCTCAAGCACCTGCTGGGCACCGACTCCTCGGTGCGTGCCACCGAGGCTCCGCCGGACGCCCGGCCGCGGGACGTGGTGTGGCGGGAGGAGGCCCCGGCCGGCAAGCTCGATCTGCTGCTGACGCTGGACTTCCGCATGACCAGCACCACGGTCTTCTCCGACGTCGTCCTGCCGGCCGCGACCTGGTACGAGAAGCACGACCTGTCCAGCACGGACATGCACCCCTTCGTGCAAGCCTTCAACCCGGCGATCGCCCCGCCCTGGCAGACCCGCACCGACTGGGACGCCTTCCACACGCTCGCCGAGGAGTTCAGCCGCCAGGCCGACGGCCACCTCGGCGTCCGCACGGACGTGATCGCCGCGCCGCTGCTGCACGACACACCCGACGAACTGGCCACTCCGCACGGGAGGGTGCGCGACTGGAAGGCGGGGGAGTGCGAGCCGGTGCCCGGTCGCACCATGCCCAGACTCGTCACCGTCGAGCGGGACTACGGTGCGGTCGCCGAGAAGATGGGCGCACTCGGCCCCCTGCTGGACACCCTCGGCGCCACCACCAAGGGCATCACCTTCAAGGTCGACCGCGAGCTGGAGTACCTGCGCCACAAGAACGGCACGGTGCGCGGCGGAGCGGCCGACGGGCGGCCCTCGATCGCCCGGGACATCCACGCCTGCGAGGCCATCCTGGCGCTGTCCGGCACCACCAACGGGCACCTCGCCAAACAGGGCTTCCACACGCTCGAGGCCCGCACCGGCACGCGGCTCGCGGATCTGGCCGCCGAGCACGAGGGAAAACAGATCACCTTCGCCGACACCCAGGCCGCTCCGGTGCCGGTCATCACCTCTCCGGAGTGGTCCGGCTCGGAGACGGGCGGGCGCCGCTATTCCCCGTTCACGGTCAACGTGGAGCGCCTCAAGCCCTGGCACACCCTCACCGGCCGGCAGCACTTCTACCTCGACCACGACTGGATCGCCGCCCTGGGCGAGCAACTTCCGGTCTACCGGCCCCCGTTGAACATGGACGCGTTGTTCGACGAGCCGCGCCTCGGGGACGTCGGTGAACTGGGCGTGACCGTCCGCTACCTGACACCGCACAACAAGTGGTCCATCCACTCCGAGTACCAGGACAACCTGTTCATGCTCTCCCTGTCCCGGGGCGGCCCGACCATCTGGATGAGCACACAGGACGCGGCCAGGGTCGGGGTGCAGGACAACGACTGGGTGGAGGCGGTCAACCGCAACGGCGTGGTCGCCGCCCGTGCGGTCGTCTCGCACCGCATGCCGGAGGGCACCGTCTACATGCACCACGCCCAGGACCGGCTGATCGACGTGCCCCGCACCGAGACCAGCGGCCGGCGCGGCGGCATCCACAACTCCCTGACCCGCCTGCTGATCAAGCCCAGCCATCTGATCGGCGGCTACGCCCAGCTGTCGTACGCCTTCAACTACCTCGGCCCGACCGGCAACCAGCGCGACGAGGTGACCGTCATCCGCCGCCGCGCCAACCAGGACGTGGAGTACTGA
- a CDS encoding hemerythrin domain-containing protein, producing the protein MCEYCGCQALETIDELTQEHEEVVRLISHLRSAHREGAVARMAEVAREIARVLGPHTQVEEHGLFPALAGDFPDQIAALEAEHRRIETVLAEAADGATPQDPAWPDRLMEAMAVLRDHILKEQDGVFPAALANLGTEEWEAVEAARARAGSTLSRPSA; encoded by the coding sequence GTGTGCGAGTACTGCGGCTGCCAGGCTCTGGAGACGATCGACGAACTGACCCAGGAGCACGAGGAGGTGGTTCGCCTGATCAGCCACCTCCGTTCCGCCCACCGGGAGGGCGCGGTGGCCCGGATGGCGGAGGTCGCCCGGGAGATCGCGAGGGTGCTCGGTCCGCACACCCAGGTGGAGGAGCACGGGTTGTTCCCCGCGCTGGCCGGGGACTTCCCCGACCAGATCGCCGCCCTTGAGGCCGAGCACCGGCGCATCGAGACGGTGCTGGCCGAGGCCGCCGACGGTGCGACGCCACAGGACCCGGCTTGGCCGGACCGGCTGATGGAGGCGATGGCCGTGCTGCGCGACCACATCCTCAAGGAACAGGACGGCGTCTTCCCGGCCGCACTCGCGAACCTCGGCACCGAGGAGTGGGAAGCGGTCGAGGCCGCGCGCGCCAGGGCGGGCAGCACCTTGTCACGGCCGTCCGCCTGA